Proteins from a single region of Ziziphus jujuba cultivar Dongzao chromosome 1, ASM3175591v1:
- the LOC107404289 gene encoding beta-1,2-xylosyltransferase isoform X1: MWSCTTNSCQAAIGLSPRLKIKRKTQFTSSPVPYLEREKEKQKTRLLQRDQRGWERESSMMIRRNLWLVKILVFLFALNSLSFYFYFSSNSKPFTSHQSHYQNPQSVTVNRLPLTENHRFQNHPRYSKPWPILPSYLPWSQTPDVPFRSCEAYFGNGFTRRVDLLRPEKTHAGWFRCWFSETLRSSVCEGGSVRMAPERIRMSAGGESLEEVIGRKEEEELPVFEDGAFEIDGGAGSDGETSRLATQDFLNEYVPEGEVSRHTMRQLIGSVRVVPADKFECHEWVEEPTLLITRFEYANLFHTVTDWYSAYVASRVTGLPNRPHLVFVDGHCSAPLEETWNALFSSLRYAKNFTGPVCFRHAILSPLGYETAMFKGLTEEINCNGASAQDLWQNPDDHRTARLSEFGEMVRAAFGLPVHKHRAEKPVSGHNVLFVRREDYLAHPRHGGKVESRLSNEEEVFNFLKSWASNHKDCKINLVNGLFAHMSMKEQVRAIQDASVIIGAHGAGLTHIVSAMPKTVILEIISSQYRRPHFALIAHWKGLEYHAINLDGSYANPPTVVDKLRMIMRSLRC, translated from the exons ATGTGGTCATGTACAACAAATAGTTGTCAAGCTGCCATTGGTCTCTCTCCAAGGCTCAAAATAAAACGTAAAACACAATTCACCTCTTCCCCTGTTCCAtacttagagagagaaaaagaaaagcaaaagacGAGACTTTTGCAGAGAGACCAGAGAGGGTGGGAGAGAGAGAGCTCCATGATGATCAGAAGGAACTTGTGGCTCGTCAAGATCCTCGTCTTCCTCTTTGCCTTGAACTCTCTGTCTTTTTACTTCTACTTCTCCTCTAACTCCAAGCCATTCACTTCTCACCAGTCCCATTACCAGAATCCACAATCTGTAACAGTAAACCGCTTACCTTTGACGGAAAACCACCGTTTCCAAAACCACCCTCGGTATTCCAAGCCCTGGCCGATTCTCCCTTCTTATCTTCCTTGGTCCCAGACACCTGATGTTCCGTTTCGCTCCTGCGAGGCTTATTTCGGCAACGGGTTTACCCGCCGGGTCGATCTCCTCCGTCCGGAAAAGACCCATGCCGGTTGGTTCCGATGCTGGTTCAGCGAGACCTTGCGGAGCTCCGTGTGTGAGGGAGGAAGCGTAAGGATGGCGCCGGAGAGGATTAGGATGTCCGCCGGAGGTGAGAGTTTGGAGGAGGTGATTGGGaggaaggaggaggaggagttgCCGGTGTTTGAAGACGGAGCTTTTGAGATTGATGGTGGTGCTGGGTCTGATGGAGAGACGAGTAGGCTCGCGACACAAGACTTTCTGAATGAGTATGTTCCGGAAGGTGAGGTTTCCAGACACACCATGCGGCAATTGATCGGGTCGGTTCGGGTCGTGCCGGCCGACAAGTTCGAATGCCATGAG TGGGTTGAGGAGCCAACTCTTTTAATTACACGTTTCGAGTATGCAAATCTTTTTCACACCGTTACAGATTGGTATAGTGCTTATGTAGCTTCAAGAGTGACTGGTTTGCCTAATCGACCTCATTTGGTCTTTGTAGATGGCCACTGTTCG GCACCTTTGGAAGAAACATGGAATGCATTGTTTTCTAGCCTAAGATATGCAAAAAACTTTACTGGACCTGTGTGTTTTCGCCATGCTATTCTCTCTCCTTTGGGATATGAGACTGCAATGTTCAAAGGGCTGACTGAAGAAATAAATTGCAATGGTGCATCCGCACAAGATCTGTGGCAAAACCCTGATGATCATCGAACTGCCAGATTATCTGAGTTTGGAGAAATGGTCCGAGCTGCTTTTGGATTACCAGTGCATAAACATCGTGCTGAAAAGCCAGTTTCAGGGCATAATGTCCTCTTTGTTCGACGTGAAGATTATTTAGCCCATCCACGTCATGGTGGTAAAGTTGAGTCGAGACTGAGTAATGAAGAAGAAGTGTTCAATTTCTTGAAGAGCTGGGCTTCTAATCATAAGGATTGCAAAATAAACCTTGTGAATGGATTGTTTGCTCACATGTCAATGAAGGAGCAAGTCCGGGCCATTCAAGATGCTTCAGTTATTATTGGTGCTCACGGTGCCGGTCTTACACACATAGTGTCTGCAATGCCCAAAACAGTGATTCTTGAGATTATTAGCAGTCAATACAGACGGCCACATTTTGCATTGATTGCCCACTGGAAAGGGTTGGAATATCACGCTATTAATCTTGATGGATCATATGCAAATCCGCCAACTGTTGTTGACAAGCTTAGGATGATCATGAGAAGCCTCAGATGCTGA
- the LOC107404287 gene encoding pirin-like protein codes for MPEREISCIVTEPRPVVRKFLARPQHEGVGAIVRRSIGRFELKYFDPFLVLDEFSVTAPAGFPDHPHRGFETVTYMLQGAVTHEDFEGHKGTIGAGDLQWMTAGRGIVHSEMPAAQGTQKGLQLWINLSSKHKMIEPRYQEMLSKDIKEAAKDGIKVRVIAGEALGTKSPIYTRTPTMYLDFTLKPGAHLQQPIPKSWNSFVYVLEGEGMFGSLKSSPVTGHHLLLLGSGDGLEAWNKSSKPLRFVLIGGEPLGEPLVQFGPFVMNTQEEIDQTIDDFENYINGFEKARHWRSEAALSLDF; via the exons atgcctgaGAGAGAGATTTCTTGTATTGTTACAGAACCTCGCCCTGTAGTCAGGAAATTCTTGGCTAGGCCTCAACATGAAGGAGTTGGAGCCATTGTTAGACGGAGCATAggaag GTTTGAGCTTAAATACTTTGATCCTTTCCTTGTTTTGGATGAATTCTCAG TTACTGCTCCTGCTGGGTTTCCTGATCATCCACACAGAG GGTTTGAGACAGTGACATACATGTTGCAG GGAGCTGTCACACATGAAGATTTTGAAGGGCACAAGGGAACAATAGGAGCTGGTGACTTGCAGTGGATGACTGCAGGAAGAGGGATTGTTCACTCTGAAATGCCTGCAGCCCAAGGAACCCAAAAGGGCTTACAATTGTGGATAAACCTCTCCTCCAAACACAAAAt GATTGAACCAAGGTATCAGGAAATGCTCAGCAAGGACATAAAAGAAGCAGCAAAAGATGGCATAAAGGTAAGAGTTATAGCCGGTGAAGCCTTGGGAACCAAGTCACCAATCTACACAAGAACACCAACCATGTATTTGGACTTTACTCTCAAGCCAGGAGCTCACCTTCAACAACCAATACCAAAATCATGGAATTCATTTGTGTATGTCTTAGAAGGTGAGGGCATGTTTGGCAGTTTGAAATCTTCGCCCGTGAcaggtcatcatcttcttcttctaggATCTGGGGATGGTTTGGAGGCATGGAACAAGTCCTCCAAACCCCTGAGATTTGTCTTGATTGGAGGTGAACCATTGGGTGAACCACTAGTACAGTTTGGACCTTTTGTGATGAACACTCAGGAAGAGATTGACCAAACCATAGATGATTTCGAGAATTATATCAATGGTTTTGAGAAAGCAAGGCATTGGAGATCTGAAGCTGCACTTAGTCTTGATTTCTAG
- the LOC107404289 gene encoding beta-1,2-xylosyltransferase isoform X2: protein MWSCTTNSCQAAIGLSPRLKIKRKTQFTSSPVPYLEREKEKQKTRLLQRDQRGWERESSMMIRRNLWLVKILVFLFALNSLSFYFYFSSNSKPFTSHQSHYQNPQSVTVNRLPLTENHRFQNHPRYSKPWPILPSYLPWSQTPDVPFRSCEAYFGNGFTRRVDLLRPEKTHAGWFRCWFSETLRSSVCEGGSVRMAPERIRMSAGGESLEEVIGRKEEEELPVFEDGAFEIDGGAGSDGETSRLATQDFLNEYVPEGEVSRHTMRQLIGSVRVVPADKFECHEAPLEETWNALFSSLRYAKNFTGPVCFRHAILSPLGYETAMFKGLTEEINCNGASAQDLWQNPDDHRTARLSEFGEMVRAAFGLPVHKHRAEKPVSGHNVLFVRREDYLAHPRHGGKVESRLSNEEEVFNFLKSWASNHKDCKINLVNGLFAHMSMKEQVRAIQDASVIIGAHGAGLTHIVSAMPKTVILEIISSQYRRPHFALIAHWKGLEYHAINLDGSYANPPTVVDKLRMIMRSLRC from the exons ATGTGGTCATGTACAACAAATAGTTGTCAAGCTGCCATTGGTCTCTCTCCAAGGCTCAAAATAAAACGTAAAACACAATTCACCTCTTCCCCTGTTCCAtacttagagagagaaaaagaaaagcaaaagacGAGACTTTTGCAGAGAGACCAGAGAGGGTGGGAGAGAGAGAGCTCCATGATGATCAGAAGGAACTTGTGGCTCGTCAAGATCCTCGTCTTCCTCTTTGCCTTGAACTCTCTGTCTTTTTACTTCTACTTCTCCTCTAACTCCAAGCCATTCACTTCTCACCAGTCCCATTACCAGAATCCACAATCTGTAACAGTAAACCGCTTACCTTTGACGGAAAACCACCGTTTCCAAAACCACCCTCGGTATTCCAAGCCCTGGCCGATTCTCCCTTCTTATCTTCCTTGGTCCCAGACACCTGATGTTCCGTTTCGCTCCTGCGAGGCTTATTTCGGCAACGGGTTTACCCGCCGGGTCGATCTCCTCCGTCCGGAAAAGACCCATGCCGGTTGGTTCCGATGCTGGTTCAGCGAGACCTTGCGGAGCTCCGTGTGTGAGGGAGGAAGCGTAAGGATGGCGCCGGAGAGGATTAGGATGTCCGCCGGAGGTGAGAGTTTGGAGGAGGTGATTGGGaggaaggaggaggaggagttgCCGGTGTTTGAAGACGGAGCTTTTGAGATTGATGGTGGTGCTGGGTCTGATGGAGAGACGAGTAGGCTCGCGACACAAGACTTTCTGAATGAGTATGTTCCGGAAGGTGAGGTTTCCAGACACACCATGCGGCAATTGATCGGGTCGGTTCGGGTCGTGCCGGCCGACAAGTTCGAATGCCATGAG GCACCTTTGGAAGAAACATGGAATGCATTGTTTTCTAGCCTAAGATATGCAAAAAACTTTACTGGACCTGTGTGTTTTCGCCATGCTATTCTCTCTCCTTTGGGATATGAGACTGCAATGTTCAAAGGGCTGACTGAAGAAATAAATTGCAATGGTGCATCCGCACAAGATCTGTGGCAAAACCCTGATGATCATCGAACTGCCAGATTATCTGAGTTTGGAGAAATGGTCCGAGCTGCTTTTGGATTACCAGTGCATAAACATCGTGCTGAAAAGCCAGTTTCAGGGCATAATGTCCTCTTTGTTCGACGTGAAGATTATTTAGCCCATCCACGTCATGGTGGTAAAGTTGAGTCGAGACTGAGTAATGAAGAAGAAGTGTTCAATTTCTTGAAGAGCTGGGCTTCTAATCATAAGGATTGCAAAATAAACCTTGTGAATGGATTGTTTGCTCACATGTCAATGAAGGAGCAAGTCCGGGCCATTCAAGATGCTTCAGTTATTATTGGTGCTCACGGTGCCGGTCTTACACACATAGTGTCTGCAATGCCCAAAACAGTGATTCTTGAGATTATTAGCAGTCAATACAGACGGCCACATTTTGCATTGATTGCCCACTGGAAAGGGTTGGAATATCACGCTATTAATCTTGATGGATCATATGCAAATCCGCCAACTGTTGTTGACAAGCTTAGGATGATCATGAGAAGCCTCAGATGCTGA